From the genome of Muricauda sp. SCSIO 64092, one region includes:
- a CDS encoding RagB/SusD family nutrient uptake outer membrane protein, with protein sequence MITEIRTIVLGLVIFTCLLGCDDFVEEVEIVDPTAEESGEDFQPIQFVTGVYGRHTDFAYAFSFLGITEIISDNADKGSAPTDTGADKDQLDGLTHTPSSVSIRAMWTQWYKAIGRASLAIEFTENFEPIDEGLRTRLIGECKFLRALNYFWLVRTFGDLPLQDVDLIERVPTSEVYAFIEQDLMEAIAALPEKSEYPPQDLGRATRGAAQALLAKVYLYQERWQDAADMANTVMNSGEYDLEPDYATVWRATTENGIESIFELQGRGEIIAHGIQQYSSTQGARGPDGFGWGFNTPSEDLLNAFESENDAIRRDATIIFRGETLFDGRVINPGVENPRYNEKAYSSLNAGQGDGDKNIRILRFAEILLIRAEALNELGQSSEALVPLNRVRSRVSLPDVTATNQNELRLAIWKERRLELAMEHDRWYDLLRQGRAAEVMNALGFPFEVGKHELYPIPNDQLIQTPEMRQNPGW encoded by the coding sequence AGAACAATTGTATTGGGCCTTGTTATCTTCACCTGCCTTTTAGGCTGCGATGATTTTGTAGAGGAGGTCGAAATAGTGGATCCCACCGCAGAAGAAAGCGGGGAGGATTTCCAACCCATCCAGTTTGTTACTGGAGTTTATGGAAGACATACGGATTTTGCCTACGCCTTTTCATTTTTGGGCATTACTGAAATTATATCCGACAACGCGGACAAAGGGAGCGCCCCAACGGATACTGGAGCGGACAAGGATCAATTGGATGGGCTTACCCATACGCCTTCCAGTGTCTCCATTAGGGCCATGTGGACCCAATGGTACAAAGCTATAGGTAGGGCCTCATTGGCCATAGAATTTACCGAGAATTTTGAGCCCATTGACGAAGGTTTGCGCACCCGGTTGATCGGGGAATGTAAATTCCTAAGGGCCTTAAACTATTTTTGGCTGGTGCGCACTTTTGGTGATTTGCCCCTGCAGGATGTAGATCTTATAGAGCGCGTACCCACTTCCGAAGTATATGCGTTCATAGAACAGGATTTAATGGAAGCCATTGCTGCGCTTCCAGAAAAGAGTGAATATCCCCCACAGGATTTAGGTAGGGCTACCAGAGGGGCGGCACAGGCACTTTTGGCAAAAGTATATTTGTACCAGGAAAGATGGCAAGATGCTGCGGATATGGCAAATACCGTAATGAATTCAGGGGAATACGATCTGGAACCGGATTATGCCACCGTATGGAGGGCGACTACTGAAAATGGTATCGAATCCATTTTTGAATTGCAAGGACGTGGAGAAATCATAGCCCATGGAATACAACAGTATTCCTCTACACAAGGCGCTCGGGGACCGGATGGATTTGGTTGGGGCTTCAACACACCATCAGAGGATTTGCTGAATGCCTTTGAGTCTGAAAATGATGCCATTCGCAGGGATGCTACCATTATTTTTAGGGGAGAGACATTATTTGATGGAAGGGTAATCAACCCGGGAGTGGAAAATCCACGGTATAACGAGAAGGCCTACTCCAGTCTAAATGCCGGTCAAGGGGATGGGGACAAAAATATCCGTATACTTCGATTTGCCGAGATTCTGTTGATACGGGCCGAAGCGTTAAACGAGCTGGGGCAATCCAGTGAAGCCCTAGTTCCATTGAACCGAGTACGTAGCAGGGTTAGCCTGCCGGATGTAACCGCAACCAACCAGAATGAACTTAGATTGGCCATTTGGAAAGAACGTAGATTGGAATTGGCTATGGAGCATGATAGGTGGTATGATCTGTTGCGCCAAGGTAGGGCGGCAGAGGTAATGAATGCCCTTGGTTTCCCTTTTGAAGTGGGCAAACATGAATTATATCCCATCCCAAATGATCAGTTGATACAAACACCGGAAATGCGACAAAACCCCGGATGGTAG
- a CDS encoding glucoamylase family protein has protein sequence MRVVFEFSLSLVFVVVIASLVAGCNGPKTLEKEEVISLDDTTVTSLSDEELMDLVQKETFNYFWEGAEPISGMARERIHMDGIYPSNDRDVVTTGGSGFGLMAILVGIERGFISREEALERYERVVDYLAKADRFHGAWPHWLHGPTGKTQPFSPKDDGGDLVETAFLVQGLLTIKEYFEAGSEREKQLARNIQQLWEEVEWDWYTQNGQDGLYWHWSPNFGWDMDFFVRGYNETLIMYVLAASSPTHPISKKAYDVGWARNGDISNGVIYYDLDTELDHYPGNTSPVGPLFWAHYSHMGLPPKGLKDEYGDYWKLNTHHAQIHYRHCVANPNNYEGYSGKCWGLTSSYSMKGYAGHRPDQDLGVISPTAALASMPYTPKESLAFLRFMYEEQDSLIGKYGPYDAFSFEHDWYLPRYLAIDQGPIPVMVENYRTGLLWKWFMKNGDVQRGLTKLGFSYEP, from the coding sequence ATGAGAGTAGTATTTGAGTTTAGTTTAAGTTTAGTTTTTGTAGTGGTCATTGCATCTTTGGTAGCAGGGTGCAATGGCCCTAAAACTTTGGAAAAAGAAGAGGTAATTTCATTGGATGATACCACAGTGACTTCCCTATCCGATGAAGAACTCATGGATTTGGTCCAAAAAGAGACCTTTAATTATTTCTGGGAAGGGGCGGAACCCATTTCAGGTATGGCTCGGGAAAGGATCCATATGGATGGTATATATCCTTCCAATGACCGGGATGTGGTAACTACCGGAGGCTCAGGTTTTGGTCTAATGGCCATTCTGGTGGGTATTGAACGTGGGTTTATTTCCCGTGAAGAGGCCCTTGAACGTTATGAAAGGGTAGTGGACTACCTCGCTAAAGCGGATCGTTTTCACGGTGCCTGGCCCCATTGGCTTCATGGTCCCACAGGAAAAACGCAACCCTTTAGTCCCAAAGATGATGGGGGTGATTTGGTGGAGACGGCTTTCCTTGTACAAGGCTTGCTAACCATAAAGGAATATTTTGAAGCGGGTTCTGAGCGTGAAAAACAACTTGCACGCAATATCCAACAGCTATGGGAAGAAGTGGAATGGGATTGGTATACACAAAATGGACAGGATGGTCTCTATTGGCATTGGTCCCCAAACTTTGGTTGGGATATGGACTTCTTTGTAAGGGGTTACAATGAAACCCTGATTATGTATGTATTGGCCGCTTCTTCGCCTACACATCCAATTTCAAAAAAGGCGTATGATGTGGGTTGGGCAAGGAATGGGGATATTTCCAATGGCGTTATATATTATGATCTGGATACGGAACTGGACCATTATCCAGGCAACACATCACCGGTTGGACCGCTTTTTTGGGCACATTATTCCCATATGGGACTACCCCCCAAAGGACTTAAGGATGAATACGGGGACTATTGGAAGCTCAATACCCATCATGCACAAATTCATTATAGACACTGTGTTGCGAATCCAAACAATTACGAAGGCTATTCGGGAAAGTGTTGGGGCTTGACCTCAAGCTATTCCATGAAAGGCTATGCAGGGCATAGACCTGATCAAGACTTAGGGGTTATTTCACCTACCGCAGCATTGGCATCAATGCCGTATACCCCTAAAGAGAGTCTTGCCTTTTTACGATTTATGTATGAAGAACAAGATAGTCTTATTGGAAAATATGGTCCTTACGATGCCTTTAGTTTTGAGCACGATTGGTATTTGCCCAGATATTTGGCAATTGATCAAGGCCCTATTCCCGTTATGGTTGAAAATTATAGGACAGGGCTGCTCTGGAAATGGTTTATGAAAAATGGGGATGTCCAGCGCGGACTGACCAAATTAGGATTTTCCTATGAACCATAG
- the bglX gene encoding beta-glucosidase BglX produces the protein MTLHKQCLIVFLFYTFIQLCAQERSSIPEVQELLDKMTLDEKIGQLNLLTPGGGVATGAVVSKDVENKIKSGQVGGLFGVSGPDKVRIAQKIAVKDTRLKIPLLIGSDVIHGYKTTFPIPLGLSCSWDMELIEKTARLAAIEATADGINWNFSPMVDIARDPRWGRIAEGAGEDPYLGSAIARAMVQGYQGTDLSHPNTMLSCVKHFALYGASQAGRDYHTVDMGKIKMFNQYLPPYKAAVDAGVASVMTSFNDVDGIPATGNRWLLTDLLRNRWGFNGFVVSDYTSLNEMMFHGLGNLQDVSALSLKAGLDMDMVGEGFLTTLKKSIAEGKVTEEEINRACTRILEAKYTLGLFDDPYHYLDSSRPKKDILTPKNRQFAREVAARSFVLLKNHKAILPLRKNAKIALVGPLADSRNNMLGTWAPTGNPDLAVTVIEGFKKVAPTATIAYAKGANITDDKALAKKVNVFGPRVVIDKRSPEAMIKEAVDVANSADVVVAVVGEATEMSGESASRTDISIPKSQKKLIRALVATGKPVALVLMSGRPLSIPEEYNMPVAILQVWHPGVEAGNAIGDVVFGNYNPSGKLSATWPRNVGQIPIYHSVKNTGRPNPEGKYEKFKTNYLDVPNTPLLPFGYGLSYTTFAYSNLRLDKTEISGNQSVNATVTVENTGDYDGEEVVQLYLSDVVRSITPPKRQLKGFKKVMLKKGERKEVTLTVSSDDLKFYNGNLEFIAEPGEFVIYVGTDSNAELSSSFILK, from the coding sequence ATGACTTTACATAAACAATGTCTAATTGTTTTTTTGTTTTACACCTTCATTCAACTTTGTGCACAGGAAAGGAGTTCCATTCCCGAAGTCCAAGAGCTTTTGGACAAAATGACTTTGGATGAAAAAATAGGGCAATTGAACCTGCTCACCCCTGGCGGAGGGGTAGCAACAGGTGCGGTTGTTAGCAAAGACGTGGAGAACAAGATAAAATCGGGTCAGGTTGGAGGTCTTTTTGGGGTGTCCGGCCCGGACAAAGTGAGAATTGCCCAAAAAATTGCCGTCAAAGATACCCGGTTAAAAATCCCGTTGTTAATTGGTTCCGATGTCATTCATGGATACAAGACCACTTTTCCAATTCCCTTGGGACTTTCTTGTAGTTGGGATATGGAGTTGATAGAAAAAACGGCCCGACTTGCAGCAATTGAGGCAACTGCCGACGGTATCAATTGGAATTTTTCCCCCATGGTGGATATTGCCAGGGACCCGAGATGGGGTCGTATTGCCGAAGGGGCAGGGGAGGACCCTTACCTGGGTTCCGCCATCGCAAGGGCCATGGTTCAAGGGTATCAAGGAACCGACCTATCCCACCCAAATACTATGCTTTCCTGTGTAAAACATTTTGCCTTGTATGGCGCTTCACAGGCAGGACGTGATTATCATACAGTGGATATGGGCAAAATCAAAATGTTCAACCAATACTTGCCTCCGTACAAGGCGGCCGTGGACGCCGGCGTGGCATCCGTAATGACTTCCTTTAATGATGTTGATGGAATACCGGCGACCGGGAACCGATGGCTATTGACCGATTTGTTGCGTAATCGATGGGGATTTAATGGATTTGTGGTTTCCGATTATACTTCTTTGAATGAAATGATGTTCCACGGCCTTGGAAATCTTCAGGACGTATCGGCACTATCCTTAAAGGCCGGCCTGGATATGGATATGGTAGGCGAGGGTTTTTTGACCACACTCAAAAAATCCATAGCGGAAGGTAAGGTGACGGAAGAGGAAATAAATCGGGCCTGTACAAGGATCCTGGAGGCAAAATATACGCTGGGACTTTTTGATGACCCTTATCATTATTTGGATAGTAGTAGACCCAAAAAAGATATTCTCACTCCAAAAAATCGACAATTTGCCAGAGAAGTCGCAGCGCGCTCCTTCGTATTGCTTAAAAATCACAAAGCTATTCTTCCCCTAAGGAAAAATGCCAAAATTGCGTTGGTGGGACCTTTGGCGGACAGCCGTAATAATATGTTGGGAACCTGGGCACCCACTGGAAATCCAGATTTGGCAGTAACGGTTATTGAAGGATTTAAAAAGGTGGCCCCAACGGCAACCATTGCCTATGCAAAGGGTGCCAATATCACCGATGATAAAGCGTTGGCAAAAAAAGTTAACGTCTTTGGGCCCAGGGTAGTAATTGATAAACGCTCACCGGAGGCCATGATCAAGGAAGCGGTGGATGTGGCAAATTCCGCAGATGTAGTTGTGGCCGTTGTGGGCGAAGCTACCGAGATGAGCGGTGAATCGGCCAGTCGTACGGATATTTCCATTCCAAAAAGTCAAAAGAAGTTGATTCGAGCCTTGGTGGCCACGGGTAAGCCCGTTGCTTTGGTATTGATGAGCGGTCGGCCACTTAGCATTCCCGAAGAGTACAACATGCCTGTTGCCATATTGCAGGTTTGGCATCCCGGAGTTGAAGCTGGAAATGCCATTGGGGATGTGGTTTTCGGCAATTACAACCCATCTGGAAAATTGTCTGCCACCTGGCCAAGAAATGTGGGTCAAATACCTATCTATCATAGCGTTAAAAATACAGGAAGACCAAACCCGGAAGGAAAGTACGAGAAATTCAAAACAAATTATCTTGATGTTCCCAATACGCCGCTACTGCCCTTTGGATATGGACTGAGCTATACCACTTTTGCATACTCCAATTTAAGATTGGACAAAACGGAAATTAGTGGCAATCAAAGTGTCAACGCAACTGTGACCGTTGAGAATACGGGGGATTACGATGGTGAGGAAGTCGTACAGCTCTATTTGAGTGATGTGGTAAGAAGCATAACCCCACCAAAACGCCAACTCAAAGGATTCAAGAAAGTAATGTTAAAAAAAGGGGAACGTAAAGAGGTAACGTTAACAGTATCTTCGGATGATTTGAAGTTTTACAATGGTAACCTGGAATTCATAGCAGAACCAGGGGAATTTGTTATCTATGTAGGTACGGATTCAAATGCGGAACTCTCCAGTTCCTTTATACTAAAATAA
- a CDS encoding alpha/beta hydrolase, translating to MVEKYFVRAVFLMILLFHTLLQGQERYKDSLFSTIGIKTLTYADTLQLDFYSPKNDTVQKRPLLLLVHGGGFASGKRDNPLERKFCKKMAHKGYAVASISYRLVRKGKGFGCDCPSVEKVETFKQATQDVARAINFLDERGDELGIDSEKVVLVGSSAGAEAVLNTVFMQYHHDFKGISFPKKRFAGVVSFAGAVLHIDYIAQETAVPTLLYHGEMDGLVPYGAAPHHYCDPRSEGYLILGGSQAIAERLTQLDMSYTLMYDPKGNHDWANLAYARTDEVSEFIKEVILDGVFTQSKIRLE from the coding sequence ATGGTGGAAAAGTATTTTGTTAGGGCAGTTTTTTTGATGATTTTATTGTTCCATACGCTGTTGCAGGGTCAGGAGCGTTACAAAGATTCGTTGTTTTCCACTATTGGGATAAAAACGTTGACCTATGCCGATACCTTGCAATTGGATTTCTATTCCCCAAAGAACGATACCGTTCAAAAAAGGCCTTTGCTGTTGCTGGTCCATGGAGGTGGTTTTGCATCTGGTAAAAGGGACAATCCCTTGGAGCGTAAGTTTTGTAAGAAAATGGCGCATAAAGGGTATGCAGTGGCCTCAATAAGTTATCGATTGGTTCGAAAGGGAAAGGGCTTTGGGTGTGATTGCCCTTCCGTTGAAAAGGTGGAGACCTTTAAGCAGGCTACCCAGGATGTGGCCCGGGCCATCAACTTTTTGGACGAAAGAGGGGATGAACTGGGCATAGATTCGGAAAAGGTGGTCCTTGTAGGGAGTAGTGCCGGCGCTGAGGCGGTTTTGAATACTGTTTTTATGCAATATCACCACGATTTTAAGGGGATATCCTTCCCCAAAAAAAGATTTGCCGGGGTTGTTTCTTTTGCAGGAGCGGTGTTACATATCGATTACATTGCCCAAGAGACTGCAGTCCCTACCTTGTTGTACCACGGGGAAATGGATGGATTGGTGCCCTATGGGGCCGCACCCCACCATTATTGTGATCCAAGATCGGAGGGGTATTTGATTTTGGGGGGATCCCAGGCCATAGCTGAAAGACTAACGCAATTGGATATGTCCTATACCTTGATGTATGACCCAAAGGGAAATCATGATTGGGCCAACCTGGCTTATGCACGAACAGATGAGGTATCCGAATTTATTAAGGAGGTAATCCTTGACGGGGTTTTTACACAATCAAAAATTCGTTTGGAATGA
- a CDS encoding sulfatase encodes MKGPGIKIKLLPFLVLLGFLACKEKETVKRPKGKSPNIVFIMSDDHAYQAISAYGHEIGKIAPTPNIDRIAQNGAKFNRAYVTNSICGPSRAVILTGKHSHINGFRQNGERFDGSQPTLPKYLKMMGYQTAIVGKWHLHDWPQGFDYWNILQDQGNYYNPDFIDNGDSIRVAGYTNDLITDKALSWLKEKRDSTPFLLMVQHKAPHRNWMPALRHANKYDSIDIPIPETYFAEHDHQQAAGEQQQTIYKDMYEGHDLKLTRAAGSLELANNPWPSDFGRMTEQQRAQWNAAYQPKNEAFHKAKLSGKELALWKGQRYLQDYLATVASVDEGVGKVLDYLEASGLDENTIVVYTSDQGFYLGEKGWFDKRFMYEESFRTPLLIQYPGVIEKGKQVDAMVQNLDFAQTLLDFVGGGEYSSGMQGASLVPLLTNTMEEEDFRDIIYYHYYDYPAFHMVKKHYGVRTKRYKLIHFYDDIDSWEFYDLREDPKELDNKMDDAAYQDIIKTMKVRLDSVQRLYKVTEKEFGQAPKEKVEKAFETFKKLRGTPMQ; translated from the coding sequence ATGAAAGGGCCGGGCATAAAAATCAAACTGTTGCCATTTTTGGTTTTGTTGGGTTTTTTGGCCTGCAAAGAGAAAGAAACTGTTAAGCGGCCGAAGGGGAAAAGCCCGAACATTGTTTTTATTATGTCCGATGACCATGCTTATCAAGCCATCAGTGCCTATGGTCACGAAATTGGGAAAATTGCACCTACACCCAATATTGATCGTATTGCGCAGAACGGGGCAAAGTTCAATAGGGCCTACGTTACAAATTCCATTTGTGGCCCTAGCAGGGCGGTAATACTTACTGGTAAGCACAGTCATATTAACGGGTTTCGGCAAAATGGCGAACGGTTTGATGGTTCCCAGCCCACCTTGCCAAAGTACCTTAAAATGATGGGGTACCAAACCGCCATTGTGGGTAAGTGGCACCTGCATGACTGGCCTCAGGGGTTTGACTATTGGAACATTTTACAAGATCAAGGGAATTACTACAATCCTGATTTTATTGACAATGGCGATTCCATTAGGGTAGCGGGTTACACGAACGATTTAATTACGGATAAGGCGCTTTCCTGGCTAAAGGAAAAAAGGGACAGTACTCCCTTTCTTTTGATGGTACAACATAAGGCCCCCCATAGAAATTGGATGCCGGCACTCCGCCATGCCAATAAATATGATAGCATTGACATTCCCATTCCGGAGACCTATTTTGCGGAACACGACCATCAGCAAGCGGCTGGGGAACAACAGCAAACCATATATAAGGACATGTATGAAGGGCATGATTTAAAATTGACCAGAGCTGCAGGTAGTTTGGAACTGGCCAATAATCCCTGGCCGTCCGATTTTGGACGAATGACCGAACAACAGCGCGCACAATGGAATGCGGCCTATCAGCCTAAAAATGAGGCCTTTCATAAAGCAAAACTTAGCGGAAAGGAATTGGCACTCTGGAAAGGCCAACGCTATCTTCAGGACTATTTGGCTACCGTAGCCTCCGTGGATGAAGGTGTTGGAAAGGTTTTGGATTATTTGGAAGCATCCGGTTTGGATGAAAACACCATTGTTGTTTACACGTCCGATCAGGGTTTTTATTTGGGGGAAAAAGGTTGGTTTGACAAGCGTTTTATGTACGAAGAATCGTTCAGGACACCCCTTTTGATACAGTATCCCGGTGTCATTGAAAAAGGGAAACAAGTGGATGCCATGGTTCAAAATCTGGATTTTGCCCAGACCCTATTGGATTTTGTGGGGGGTGGGGAATACAGCTCGGGGATGCAGGGAGCGTCCTTGGTCCCTTTGTTGACCAATACTATGGAAGAGGAGGATTTTAGGGACATCATTTATTACCACTATTATGACTATCCCGCATTTCATATGGTAAAAAAGCATTACGGAGTGCGCACAAAACGATATAAATTGATACATTTCTATGACGATATCGATAGTTGGGAGTTCTACGACCTTAGGGAAGACCCTAAGGAATTGGACAATAAAATGGACGATGCCGCATATCAGGATATCATTAAGACCATGAAGGTCAGACTGGATTCCGTACAAAGGCTGTATAAGGTCACCGAAAAGGAATTTGGACAAGCTCCAAAGGAAAAGGTAGAGAAAGCCTTCGAAACATTTAAAAAATTGAGGGGGACACCGATGCAATGA
- a CDS encoding endonuclease/exonuclease/phosphatase family protein gives MKKKKIIIVLTMALTSLSFGQQLNVLTYNIRYDNPSDGVNGWDKRKDFMVSQLNTYRPDVFGIQEGLKHQVDYLKNNLDGYTHFGVGRDDGKKAGEYTAIFFNGGKLKLLDNGTFWLSETPNKPSKGWDAAIKRICTYGLFENRGDGNQFFVFNTHFDHVGEVARLESSRLILSKIKDLNRSRLPVILMGDFNLEPDTPGIQLISGKLEDSHQAAGTNSHGPRGTFNGFEMQKDVTRRIDYIFFDPSGFKILKSSIVNESKEGLYPSDHFPVYVELTFK, from the coding sequence ATGAAAAAGAAGAAAATCATAATTGTGCTGACCATGGCCTTGACCTCCCTTTCTTTTGGCCAACAACTTAACGTCCTGACCTATAACATTAGATATGATAATCCTTCGGATGGGGTAAATGGTTGGGATAAGAGAAAGGATTTTATGGTATCGCAGTTGAATACCTATCGTCCGGATGTTTTCGGCATTCAAGAGGGTTTAAAACATCAAGTGGATTATTTGAAAAATAATCTGGATGGATACACCCACTTTGGTGTAGGTCGGGATGACGGTAAGAAAGCTGGAGAATACACCGCTATATTTTTTAATGGGGGAAAACTAAAATTATTGGATAACGGTACTTTTTGGTTATCGGAAACCCCGAATAAACCTTCCAAAGGGTGGGACGCTGCTATTAAAAGGATCTGTACGTATGGCCTTTTTGAAAATAGGGGTGATGGGAATCAATTTTTTGTGTTCAATACCCATTTTGACCATGTCGGCGAAGTGGCCCGATTGGAAAGTTCCAGATTAATACTGTCCAAAATAAAGGACCTAAACCGTTCCCGATTACCAGTAATCCTGATGGGTGATTTTAATCTGGAACCAGATACCCCTGGGATTCAATTAATTTCAGGAAAACTGGAAGATTCGCACCAGGCAGCTGGTACAAATTCCCATGGACCAAGAGGTACGTTTAATGGGTTTGAAATGCAAAAGGACGTTACTAGAAGAATTGATTACATCTTTTTTGATCCCTCAGGATTTAAAATCCTCAAAAGTAGCATTGTAAACGAATCAAAGGAGGGGCTTTATCCTTCGGACCATTTTCCGGTTTATGTTGAATTAACCTTCAAATAG